A window of the Lactuca sativa cultivar Salinas chromosome 5, Lsat_Salinas_v11, whole genome shotgun sequence genome harbors these coding sequences:
- the LOC111878001 gene encoding uncharacterized protein LOC111878001, whose translation MPLTSVVADALGVVTISLVTLLGLIGLLCILYSFYFRDHIRTQTHTQLGYFSGPWIIRIIFIFFSIFWGFSEILRLEFLRREGRVLHTLNSKWQERVCKYYIVSNLGFSEPCLFLTLLFLLRASLQNTSSGPLSRKWNIKTTVYVLLGFLPLFALQMTVVFIGPRYETDLHLNEKGYFFKTTAGPEYENDVARCYYPLLSTIFLGLFATVLTVYLFWLGRRILILVINKGLQRRVYTLIFLVSSFFPLRVLLLGLSVLFKPGDAVFEVLAFLAFLSLLCCSGVGICVLVYFPIADSLALKNLQDIREHDTRSLIANRGPPDDFTTGSTKRGSISFRAIEREENIGGFVELSLFSPSQHLTPMGSPQVHGWPMLPLGSSL comes from the coding sequence ATGCCCCTGACGAGCGTTGTTGCTGATGCACTCGGCGTAGTCACAATCTCTCTTGTCACACTTTTGGGTCTCATTGGTTTGCTTTGCATCTTATACTCCTTTTATTTTCGCGACCACATTCGTACCCAAACCCATACCCAACTCGGATACTTCAGTGGCCCGTGGATTATCCGTATTATTTTCATCTTCTTCTCAATCTTTTGGGGCTTCAGTGAAATCCTACGTCTCGAATTCTTGAGACGTGAAGGCCGGGTCCTACACACTCTCAACTCAAAATGGCAGGAAAGGGTTTGCAAATACTACATCGTATCAAACCTAGGATTCTCCGAACCGTGTCTTTTTTtaactcttctttttcttcttcgcgCCTCGTTACAGAACACGAGTTCCGGCCCGTTGAGCCGGAAGTGGAACATCAAAACGACGGTTTACGTTCTCCTAGGTTTCTTACCGTTGTTTGCGCTTCAAATGACGGTTGTTTTTATCGGACCTCGATACGAAACGGATTTGCATTTGAACGAGAAAGGTTATTTTTTTAAAACGACGGCTGGGCCTGAGTACGAGAATGACGTGGCGCGCTGCTATTACCCGTTACTGAGTACCATCTTTCTTGGTCTTTTTGCCACCGTGTTGACTGTTTATTTGTTCTGGCTCGGGAGGCGGATACTAATTTTGGTCATCAATAAAGGGTTGCAGAGAAGAGTGTACACATTGATATTTTTGGTTTCTAGTTTTTTTCCATTACGGGTTTTGTTACTCGGTTTATCTGTTTTGTTCAAGCCAGGGGACGCGGTGTTTGAGGTTCTTGCATTTTTGGCTTTTCTTTCTCTTTTATGTTGTTCTGGGGTTGGGATTTGTGTTCTTGTTTACTTCCCGATTGCAGACTCTTTGGCTTTGAAGAATCTGCAAGATATCAGGGAACATGACACTCGCTCATTAATTGCTAACCGTGGCCCGCCTGATGATTTTACTACGGGGTCCACAAAAAGGGGGTCCATCTCGTTTAGGGCTATTGAAAGGGAGGAAAATATTGGAGGGTTTGTGGAGTTGAGTCTGTTTTCGCCTAGTCAGCATTTGACCCCGATGGGTTCACCTCAGGTTCATGGCTGGCCGATGCTTCCTTTGGGGTCGAGCTTGTGA